A part of Aegilops tauschii subsp. strangulata cultivar AL8/78 chromosome 2, Aet v6.0, whole genome shotgun sequence genomic DNA contains:
- the LOC123497258 gene encoding uncharacterized protein: MQFNKDFDAELVAQFFATVHPGTDEERTLTWMTNGKLLSVKWKAFMELLHVEDRGLETPVGFRPQHNINSTHKQALWPYCTVKVHPVTKKETYELSAYLDILHHMKRKRAQSIHTNFKPIGSISQPCEHGDGANTNDVQPSEENNPSHAEGDAQDVPKPVGKCGSDTFTVKGFDKWKKVNNGKECAFLKHMGTTPSSAHNFAVRCYENLKNNPIHIDKVMKKQTKQMVLDARLRLKTSIDAMRWLMFQACPFRGNDESEDSKNQGNFKEMIKLLASYNKDVQEVVQNAPKNAKYTSSTIQKEIASIISRKVQTSIKEEMGNSKFAILVDECRDESKKDQMAVVVRFVNIEGLIRERFLDLVHVSDTCALTLKNKIIAVLVDNGLNEQDIRGQGSSTPIGFGCRFKGVSASPKRNDELLENQAAQIAREIELGELDTGRGANQIGSLRRAGDTRWSSHYKSIKSLLKMFAATISVLRSVATDRSATRNSRGDAAGALKILNTFDFVFILHLMERIMKITDILCVKLQNKSLDIANALDCVSNTKSLLAELRQDGWESLFEDVKSFCVKHEIDIPDMDQRYVDVTKSRNKHDNTTVIHHYKVDVFNVAIDQQVIELNDRFSSQVTELLDLCSSLDPRHDAFDKSKICTLVEKFYPADFTSQERDRLECELPHFQLDTLNHPEIKNCKSLADMTKGIIKTGKSSDYPMVERLLRLVITLPVSTAIVERAFSAMKLVKTRLRSKLGDDFLRHCTIVYIEKEIVAKFSSDDIIEIFDTGARKSDFKLIDM, encoded by the exons atgcagttcaacaaggactttgatgcagagtTGGTGGCTCAGTTCTTTGCTACTGTCCATCCTGGAACTGATGAAGAAAGGACTCTGACCTGGATGACAAATGGCAAGTTACTgtctgtcaagtggaaggccttcatggagttacTTCATGTGGAAGATCGCGGGCTTGAGACTCCTGTTGGCTTCCGCCCTCAACACAACATcaactccactcacaagcaagccctctggccctactgcacTGTGAAGGTTCACCCTGTGACTAAGAAGGAGACCTATGAGTTGTCCGCCTACCTGGACATCCTTCATC ACATGAAGAGGAAGAGAGCTCAATCAATCCATACTAATTTCAAGCCAATTGGTTCAATCTCCCAGCCATGTGAACATGGTGATGGTGCTAATACAAATGATGTGCAGCCTAGCGAAGAGAACAACCCTAGTCATGCTGAAGGTGATGCTCAAGATGTTCCG AAGCCAGTTGGGAAGTGTGGTTCGGACACATTCACTGTCAAAGGATTTGATAAGTGGAAGAAGGTTAACAATGGAAAAGAATGTGCTTTTCTCAAACATATGGGCACTACTCCCAGCTCTGCTCATAACTTTGCAGTTCGTTGTTACGAAAATCTGAAAAATAATCCAATTCATATTGACAAGGTGATGAAAAAGCAAACTAAGCAAATGGTTCTTGATGCAAGACTGAGGCTTAAGACTTCTATTGATGCCATGAG GTGGTTAATGTTTCAAGCATGTCCATTTAGAGGAAATGATGAATCTGAGGATTCCAAGAATCAAGGTAATTTCAAGGAAATGATTAAGCTTTTGGCTTCTTATAATAAGGATGTACAAGAAGTTGTACAGAATGCTCCTAAAAATGCAAAGTACACCTCCTCAACTATTCAGAAGGAAATTGCTAGCATAATTTCACGAAAAGTGCAAACCTCAATTAAAGAAGAAATGGGTAACAGCAAGTTTGCAATACTGGTTGATGAATGTCGGGATGAGtctaaaaaagatcagatggcAGTAGTTGTTCGGTTTGTGAACATAGAAGGGTTGATAAGGGAGCGTttccttgatcttgttcatgttAGTGACACTTGTGCTTTGACTCTCAAGAATAAAATCATTGCTGTCCTAGTTGATAATGGGTTGAATGAGCAAGATATTAGAGGCCAAGG CTCATCAACTCCAATTGGCTTTGGTTGCCGCTTCAAGGGAG TTAGTGCATCTCCCAAACGTAATGATGAGTTACTAGAAAACCAGGCAGCTCAAATTGCTAGAGAGATTGAATTGGGAGAGCTTGACACTGGAAGAGGGGCTAATCAAATAGGATCTTTACGAAGGGCCGGGGACACGAGATGGAGTTCACACTATAAGTCAATCAAAAGTTTGCTCAAGATGTTTGCTGCAACTATTTCAGTTCTAAGAAGTGTAGCAACTGATCGCTCCGCTACAAGGAATTCAAGAGGAGACGCTGCAGGTGCCCTGAAGATATTAAACACATTTGATTTTGTCTTCATTCTGCACCTAATGGAAAGAATTATGAAAATCACGGATATCTTGTGTGTTaaacttcaaaataaaagtttggATATTGCTAATGCACTGGATTGTGTTTCTAACACAAAGTCGTTGCTTGCTGAACTGAGACAAGATGGATGGGAAAGTCTTTTTGAAGATGTCAAATCATTTTGTGTGAAACATGAGATTGATATCCCGGACATGGATCAAAG GTATGTTGATGTAACAAAATCAAGAAATAAGCATGACAACACCACCGTTATCCATCATTACAAAGTAGATGTGTTTAATGTTGCAATAGATCAACAAGTGATAGAGTTGAATGATCGATTCAGTTCTCAAGTTACGGAGCTTCTAGATCTTTGTTCATCATTGGACCCTAGACATGATGCCTTCGACAAGTCAAAGATATGCACTCTAGTGGAAAAATTCTATCCTGCTGATTTTACTAGTCAAGAAAGAGATCGGTTGGAGTGTGAATTACCACATTTTCAGCTTGATACATTGAACCATCCAGAGATCAAAAATTGCAAATCACTTGCTGATATGACAAAAGGGATAATTAAAACTGGCAAGTCTTCTGATTATCCTATGGTTGAGAGGTTGTTACGATTAGTAATAACTCTTCCGGTGTCAACTGCAATAGTAGAGCGAGCCTTTTCCGCAATGAAACTTGTCAAGACACGTCTTCGAAGTAAATTGGGAGATGATTTTCTTCGTCATTGCACTATAGTCTACATTGAGAAGGAAATAGTAGCCAAGTTTAGCTCCGACGATATTATTGagatatttgatactggtgctcGTAAATCCGACTTCAAATTAATAGATATGTAA
- the LOC109745427 gene encoding BTB/POZ and MATH domain-containing protein 2-like has translation MANKSTSEVSHGQLPKTSSTCLTEGVTAVHDFEVANYRLLDGIGVGKHVRSSNFSVGGFEWFINFFPDGRMADYAGYASVFLDRVIQQNDTHNVRTKFTLNMLEKDGEAQLTKCDEIDHVFSSAKSYWGYFRFVAKVKLKSSSQASNGSLIIRCVLTVIKEPRTKVKRNTVVVPQPNLQDQLSQMWKDGQGADVTFSVGGQLFKAHRCLLAARSLVFKAELLGSMKEKETHCVKIDDIHPEIFEALLHFIYTDSLIVDEHHREGGIAKLQHLLVASDRYGLDRLNAMCESKLSECIDVETVATTLVLAEQHHCKDLKEACVEFMAPRNVLQAVMATDGFKHLVASCPLVMKELLDMMSRSG, from the coding sequence ATGGCCAACAAATCCACCTCTGAAGTTAGCCATGGCCAGCTGCCCAAGACATCGTCCACATGCTTGACGGAGGGTGTCACTGCGGTGCATGATTTTGAGGTGGCCAATTACCGGTTGCTGGATGGCATCGGCGTCGGCAAGCACGTTCGCTCAAGCAACTTCAGCGTGGGTGGCTTCGAATGGTTTATCAATTTCTTCCCGGACGGGAGGATGGCAGACTACGCTGGCTATGCATCAGTCTTTCTGGACCGTGTCATCCAACAGAATGACACGCATAATGTCAGGACTAAGTTCACCTTAAACATGCTAGAGAAAGACGGCGAGGCACAATTAACTAAATGTGATGAGATTGATCATGTCTTTTCCTCAGCAAAGTCATATTGGGGCTACTTCAGATTCGTTGCCAAAGTGAAACTGAAATCATCGTCGCAAGCCAGCAATGGCTCCTTGATTATACGCTGTGTTCTCACCGTGATAAAAGAACCTCGCACCAAGGTTAAGAGGAACACTGTTGTCGTTCCGCAGCCGAATCTGCAAGATCAGCTCTCCCAAATGTGGAAGGATGGCCAGGGAGCAGATGTGACATTCAGTGTGGGTGGCCAATTGTTCAAAGCTCACAGATGCTTATTGGCTGCACGGTCTCTGGTTTTCAAGGCGGAGCTCTTGGGTTCGATGAAGGAGAAGGAAACACACTGCGTCAAAATTGATGACATCCACCCTGAAATCTTTGAAGCTCTTCTTCACTTCATATACACTGATTCCCTGATAGTCGATGAGCACCACAGAGAAGGTGGAATTGCAAAACTGCAGCATCTGCTAGTTGCCTCGGATCGATATGGATTGGATAGGTTAAATGCAATGTGTGAAAGTAAATTGTCCGAGTGCATTGACGTGGAGACTGTTGCCACGACATTGGTTTTAGCAGAGCAACACCACTGCAAGGATCTCAAAGAAGCTTGCGTCGAGTTTATGGCTCCACGGAATGTTCTGCAAGCTGTCATGGCAACCGATGGTTTCAAGCATTTGGTAGCAAGCTGTCCTTTGGTCATGAAGGAGTTATTGGACATGATGTCCCGCAGTGGCTAG
- the LOC109745424 gene encoding BTB/POZ and MATH domain-containing protein 2-like gives MATANNSPAVVNNHGLPATSSRSSTESFTAAHDFEVASYPLLDGLGVGKYISSCVFSVGGYDWTIRFYPDGESVDCARNTSAFLYCVTQQEGVRAKFTLNTLEKEGKVLVTRYGLVNHTFSPPSYDFGYSKFVEKSRLLKSSSSKANNGYFIIRCVLTVIREPRTEVKRNLLVVPQPNLQDHLHQMWKEGQGADVTFSVSGQLFSAHRYLLAARSPVFKAELFGSMKESVVESIKIYDVEPPIFEALLHFIYTDSVKDDGDNKDETEKMQHLLVAADRYGLERLRIMCEDRLCDSIEVETVATTLVLAEQHHCGDLKKACIEFMTSQNRLGNIVATDGFKHLMASCPLLTKDILDKVSCVLSGKSRLSRN, from the coding sequence ATGGCCACGGCCAACAACTCCCCGGCCGTCGTTAATAACCATGGCCTACCGGCGACGTCGTCCAGATCCTCCACGGAGAGCTTCACCGCCGCCCACGATTTCGAGGTGGCCAGTTACCCGCTGCTCGACGGCTTGGGCGTCGGCAAGTACATCAGCTCCTGCGTCTTCAGCGTCGGTGGCTACGACTGGACTATCAGGTTCTACCCAGATGGTGAATCGGTCGACTGTGCCCGTAACACTTCAGCCTTTTTGTATTGTGTCACCCAACAGGAAGGTGTGAGGGCTAAGTTCACCTTGAACACGCTGGAAAAAGAGGGCAAAGTGCTAGTAACAAGATACGGTTTGGTGAACCACACCTTCTCTCCGCCAAGTTATGATTTTGGTTACTCTAAATTCGTCGAGAAATCGAGGCTGCTGAAATCATCGTCGTCCAAGGCAAACAATGGCTACTTCATTATACGGTGTGTTCTTACCGTGATAAGAGAACCACGGACCGAGGTCAAGAGGAACCTTCTTGTGGTTCCGCAGCCAAACCTGCAAGATCATCTCCATCAGATGTGGAAGGAAGGACAAGGAGCAGATGTGACATTCAGTGTATCTGGCCAGTTGTTCAGCGCCCACAGATACTTGTTAGCTGCACGGTCTCCAGTCTTCAAGGCGGAGCTCTTTGGGTCTATGAAGGAGAGCGTGGTAGAGAGCATCAAGATCTACGACGTCGAGCCACCAATCTTCGAGGCGCTTCTTCACTTCATATACACGGATTCCGTCAAAGATGATGGGGACAACAAAGATGAAACTGAAAAAATGCAGCACTTGCTAGTTGCGGCGGATCGATACGGATTGGAGAGGCTAAGAATTATGTGCGAAGACAGGCTGTGCGATAGCATCGAGGTGGAAACAGTTGCGACCACGCTGGTTCTCGCAGAGCAGCACCATTGCGGCGATCTCAAAAAAGCCTGCATTGAGTTCATGACCTCACAAAACAGGCTAGGAAATATCGTGGCAACGGATGGATTCAAGCATTTGATGGCAAGCTGCCCTTTGCTCACGAAGGATATTTTAGACAAGGTGTCCTGTGTCTTGAGTGGAAAGTCTCGTTTGTCTAGAAATTAA